The region CGGGGGGACCAACCCGACCACGCCGCCGCCCACGAGCACCCCACCGCCGACCACCACCCCACCGCCCGTCGGTGACCGGGTCGACAACCCGTACGTCGGCGCACGTGGCTACGTGAATCCAGAGTGGAAGGCGAAGGCGGACGCAGAGCCTGGCGGCAGCCGGATCTCCAACAATCCGACCGGCGTCTGGCTGGACCGGATCGCGGCGATCAACGGTGTGAACGGGGGGCGGGGTCTGCGGGGGCACCTGGACACGGCGCTGGCCCAGGGGGCCGGCTACATCCAGTTCGTGATCTACAACCTGCCCGGTCGAGACTGTGCCGCACTGGCGTCCAACGGTGAGTTGGGACCGACGGAGCTGCCCCGGTACAAGACCGAGTACATCGACCCGATCGCGGCGATCATGGCCGATCCGAAGTACCGCAACCTTCGGATCATCAACATCATCGAGATCGACTCACTACCCAACCTGGTCACCAATGTGACGCCTCGCCCGACCGCCACGCCCATGTGCGACACCATGAAGGCGAACGGCAACTACGTCAACGGTGTCGGCTACGCGCTGGCAAAGCTGGGCGCGTTGCCCAACACCTACAACTACATCGATGCCGGGCACCACGGCTGGATCGGCTGGGACGACAACTTCGGGGCCTCGGCGACCCTCTTCGCCCAGGCTGCCCGGGCATCCGGAAGCACCGTCGACAACGTGCACGGTTTCATCGCCAACACGGCCAACTACGGCATCCTGAAGGAGTCGTACTACACCATCGACAGTACGGTGAACGGCACCTCGGTACGCCAGTCGAAGTGGGTCGACTGGAACCGCTACGTCGACGAGCAGTCGTTCGCCCTGGCGTTCCGGCAGCAGCTGATCGCCGCCGGTTTCAACTCCAACGTCGGCATGCTGATCGACACGGGGCGTAACGGCTGGGGTGGCGCTGCTCGACCTACCGGTCCTGGCCCGCAGACCAATGTGGACACTTTTGTCGACGGTGGCCGCCTCGACCGGCGGATCCACCTCGGCAACTGGTGCAACCAGTCGGGTGCCGGCATCGGTGAGCGGCCCACGGCAGCGCCGGCTCCCGGCATCGACGCCTACGTCTGGATCAAGCCCCCGGGTGAGTCGGACGGTGCCAGCCGGGAGATCCCGAACGACGAGGGTAAGGGCTTCGACCGGATGTGCGACCCGACCTACCCCGGCAACCCGCGCAACAACAACAACATGAGCGGCGCGTTGGGCGATGCGCCGCTCTCCGGGCACTGGTTCTCCGCCCAGTTCCAGGAGCTGCTGCGCAACGCGTACCCGCCACTGTGAGCGGAACCATCGGTAATCGCTGAACGA is a window of Micromonospora polyrhachis DNA encoding:
- a CDS encoding glycoside hydrolase family 6 protein, with product MKLWSRSSSSSGRYKAAAIAGASGLVAAGLIGLPAGMAHAATQCDVAYTTNQWPGGFTANITIRNLGDPINGWTLGFTFANSSQRVQQGWSATWTQTGSQVAAQNMSYNGSLATGASTSIGFNGEWSGSNPAPTSFTINGVSCNGGTNPTTPPPTSTPPPTTTPPPVGDRVDNPYVGARGYVNPEWKAKADAEPGGSRISNNPTGVWLDRIAAINGVNGGRGLRGHLDTALAQGAGYIQFVIYNLPGRDCAALASNGELGPTELPRYKTEYIDPIAAIMADPKYRNLRIINIIEIDSLPNLVTNVTPRPTATPMCDTMKANGNYVNGVGYALAKLGALPNTYNYIDAGHHGWIGWDDNFGASATLFAQAARASGSTVDNVHGFIANTANYGILKESYYTIDSTVNGTSVRQSKWVDWNRYVDEQSFALAFRQQLIAAGFNSNVGMLIDTGRNGWGGAARPTGPGPQTNVDTFVDGGRLDRRIHLGNWCNQSGAGIGERPTAAPAPGIDAYVWIKPPGESDGASREIPNDEGKGFDRMCDPTYPGNPRNNNNMSGALGDAPLSGHWFSAQFQELLRNAYPPL